The Lynx canadensis isolate LIC74 chromosome D1, mLynCan4.pri.v2, whole genome shotgun sequence genome has a segment encoding these proteins:
- the CALCB gene encoding calcitonin gene-related peptide 2 isoform X2, whose product MERGIMGFGKSSPFLAFSILVLCQAGSLQAAPFRSALESLPDPTTLSEKEGRLLLAALVKAYVQGKTNELEQEQEQEETEGSSVTAQKRSCNTATCVTHRLAGLLSRSGGVVKNNFVPTNVGSEAFGRRRRDLHA is encoded by the exons ATGGAG agaggcaTCATGGGCTTCGGGAAGTCCTCCCCCTTTCTGGCTTTCAGCATCTTGGTCCTGTGCCAGGCAGGCAGCCTCCAGGCGGCACCATTCAG GTCTGCTTTGGAGAGCCTCCCAGACCCCACCACACTCAGTGAGAAGGAAGGGCGCCTCCTGCTGGCTGCCCTGGTGAAGGCCTACGTGCAGGGGAAGACAAATGAActggagcaggagcaggagcaggaggagacagagggctCCAG CGTCACTGCCCAGAAGAGATCCTGCAACACTGCCACCTGTGTGACCCATCGGCTGGCAGGCTTGCTGAGCAGATCTGGAGGTGTTGTGAAGAACAACTTTGTGCCCACCAACGTGGGCTCCGAAGCCTTTGGCCGTCGCCGCAGGGACCTTCATGCCTGA
- the CALCB gene encoding calcitonin gene-related peptide 2 isoform X1 yields the protein MERGIMGFGKSSPFLAFSILVLCQAGSLQAAPFRSALESLPDPTTLSEKEGRLLLAALVKAYVQGKTNELEQEQEQEETEGSSLDSFRAKRCSNLSTCVLGAYSKDLNNFHTFSGIGFGAETPGKKRDIASSLEKGQ from the exons ATGGAG agaggcaTCATGGGCTTCGGGAAGTCCTCCCCCTTTCTGGCTTTCAGCATCTTGGTCCTGTGCCAGGCAGGCAGCCTCCAGGCGGCACCATTCAG GTCTGCTTTGGAGAGCCTCCCAGACCCCACCACACTCAGTGAGAAGGAAGGGCGCCTCCTGCTGGCTGCCCTGGTGAAGGCCTACGTGCAGGGGAAGACAAATGAActggagcaggagcaggagcaggaggagacagagggctCCAG CCTGGACAGCTTCCGAGCTAAGCGGTGCAGTAATCTGAGTACCTGTGTGCTGGGCGCATACTCGAAGGACCTGAACAACTTTCATACATTCTCTGGCATCGGCTTCGGGGCTGAAACACCTGGCAAGAAAAGGGACATAGCCAGCAGCTTGGAGAAGGGCCAGTAA
- the CALCB gene encoding calcitonin gene-related peptide 2 isoform X3, with the protein MGFGKSSPFLAFSILVLCQAGSLQAAPFRSALESLPDPTTLSEKEGRLLLAALVKAYVQGKTNELEQEQEQEETEGSSLDSFRAKRCSNLSTCVLGAYSKDLNNFHTFSGIGFGAETPGKKRDIASSLEKGQ; encoded by the exons ATGGGCTTCGGGAAGTCCTCCCCCTTTCTGGCTTTCAGCATCTTGGTCCTGTGCCAGGCAGGCAGCCTCCAGGCGGCACCATTCAG GTCTGCTTTGGAGAGCCTCCCAGACCCCACCACACTCAGTGAGAAGGAAGGGCGCCTCCTGCTGGCTGCCCTGGTGAAGGCCTACGTGCAGGGGAAGACAAATGAActggagcaggagcaggagcaggaggagacagagggctCCAG CCTGGACAGCTTCCGAGCTAAGCGGTGCAGTAATCTGAGTACCTGTGTGCTGGGCGCATACTCGAAGGACCTGAACAACTTTCATACATTCTCTGGCATCGGCTTCGGGGCTGAAACACCTGGCAAGAAAAGGGACATAGCCAGCAGCTTGGAGAAGGGCCAGTAA